In the Chlorobium limicola DSM 245 genome, one interval contains:
- a CDS encoding PASTA domain-containing protein translates to MQTQQAGTQMQSATVYKRAMHALAVIPILLVFAGCCGSRPIIADPASPLSPNIADNLRPATVVVIEPDGPRRPSTPASIPDHQPRKTAMRVPNLVGLPLDSAKTLLRQKKLITGKIDVMRHSGKAGLILAQNPPYGQQLPIREGSAVDLTVSVPVIADIPDVTGKSLHEARSAIENAGFAIGTVRPDSLGAEATVAGQSPTPGKRMEKGTAIDLRLKPADASLPPVNPELLTIGLLAAGGGALLWNRMRKQSYPGKKREAAAVTPRMDYGNQEFRAPSGLSGKHDASIGFLHDTGVQEIRFRKPPTITSD, encoded by the coding sequence GTGCAGACCCAACAAGCCGGTACCCAAATGCAATCCGCAACGGTTTACAAAAGAGCGATGCATGCCCTTGCCGTCATCCCGATCCTGCTCGTTTTTGCGGGATGCTGCGGGAGCAGACCGATTATTGCGGACCCTGCGTCCCCGCTATCGCCCAATATTGCAGACAACCTGAGACCGGCGACTGTCGTCGTCATAGAGCCTGACGGGCCAAGGCGCCCCTCAACGCCGGCGAGCATTCCCGATCATCAGCCCCGGAAAACGGCCATGCGCGTCCCGAATCTTGTCGGACTTCCCCTTGATTCCGCAAAAACCCTGCTTCGTCAGAAAAAACTGATTACAGGAAAGATCGACGTCATGCGGCATTCGGGCAAAGCGGGCTTAATCCTTGCCCAGAACCCGCCGTACGGGCAGCAGCTCCCGATACGCGAAGGTTCTGCCGTCGATCTGACCGTGTCGGTTCCGGTTATTGCCGATATACCCGATGTAACCGGGAAATCACTCCATGAAGCCCGGTCGGCCATAGAGAACGCAGGATTCGCCATCGGCACGGTTCGCCCGGACTCCCTCGGAGCAGAAGCGACGGTCGCCGGCCAGAGCCCGACGCCGGGCAAAAGAATGGAAAAGGGAACGGCAATCGACCTGAGGCTTAAACCGGCAGATGCATCTCTTCCTCCTGTTAACCCGGAACTGCTGACGATCGGCCTGCTCGCTGCAGGAGGCGGCGCGCTGCTGTGGAACAGGATGCGGAAACAGTCTTATCCGGGCAAAAAGCGCGAAGCTGCAGCCGTGACGCCCCGCATGGATTACGGGAATCAGGAGTTCCGGGCGCCATCCGGATTGTCGGGAAAACACGATGCCTCGATCGGTTTTCTGCACGATACCGGAGTTCAGGAGATCCGCTTCAGAAAACCGCCGACAATCACTTCAGACTGA